In Herpetosiphonaceae bacterium, a single genomic region encodes these proteins:
- the speD gene encoding adenosylmethionine decarboxylase produces MISAGVSSSDLLEPKRTTTIVHLPETAAAPGFGVHLTLDGYGGSQRLLADGNHVLACLSELPERLGMHKLAEPFLVELEHHSHKDPGGVSGFVLIAESHISIHTFPLRGFVSADVYTCQNSLDTERICAYFADAFELQDLEINVVRRGTRYPEHNIYDAPQKVA; encoded by the coding sequence CTTGAGCCGAAGCGGACGACGACCATCGTGCACCTCCCCGAAACCGCAGCCGCGCCTGGGTTCGGTGTCCATCTAACCCTGGACGGCTATGGCGGATCTCAGCGCCTCCTGGCGGATGGGAATCACGTCCTGGCGTGCCTGAGCGAGCTGCCCGAGCGGCTCGGCATGCACAAGCTGGCCGAGCCCTTTCTGGTGGAGCTGGAGCACCACAGCCACAAGGATCCGGGCGGGGTCAGCGGCTTCGTGCTGATCGCCGAGAGCCACATCAGCATCCACACCTTCCCCTTGCGGGGCTTCGTCAGCGCCGACGTGTACACCTGCCAGAACAGCCTGGATACGGAGCGGATCTGCGCGTACTTCGCGGACGCCTTTGAGCTTCAGGACCTCGAGATCAACGTGGTCAGGCGCGGCACGCGCTATCCCGAGCACAACATCTACGACGCGCCGCAAAAGGTGGCGTGA